The following proteins are encoded in a genomic region of Zea mays cultivar B73 chromosome 9, Zm-B73-REFERENCE-NAM-5.0, whole genome shotgun sequence:
- the LOC100192929 gene encoding Ninja-family protein 4 isoform 3 (isoform 3 is encoded by transcript variant 3), which translates to MWSPIPGTLMRTSSLPAVIEASGNDDWKKRKEAQSLKRLEVKKKRIERRNSLACNTSKEAAGQSPKEMNANTDKLVSSDETIVSANESHSSGKHLVKGLPPKYQATITSEDSSSAMRKKPNSAFKAITEEQNSSSSVPSSGEAISSVTAPSLPLLSLVPITATLGSREDQSILGRAGARANGMGDVERRMMQEMPGVFTKGLSNGSRVEGFLYKYSKGEVRIVCICHGSFLTPSEFVEHAGAGKVDNPLRHIVVSATPNL; encoded by the exons ATGTGGTCTCCGATACCTG GCACCCTCATGAGGACTAGTTCACTCCCTGCTGTCATTGAGGCTTCTGGCAATGATGACTGGAAGAAACGAAAGGAAGCACAGAGCCTGAAGAGGCTCGAGGTTAAGAAGAAGAGGATTGAGAGGAGGAACTCTCTCGCCTGCAACACTTCAAAAGAAGCTGCTGGGCAGAGTCCAAAAGAGATGAATGCAAACACTGACAAATTAGTAAGTTCTGATGAAACTATTGTCAGCGCTAACGAAAGTCATAGCAGTGGCAAGCATCTGGTGAAGGGGCTTCCACCAAAGTACCAGGCCACAATTACATCAGAAGACAGTTCGTCAGCAATGCGAAAGAAGCCAAACTCGGCCTTCAAAG CCATCACTGAGGAGCAGAACTCATCATCGTCTGTTCCTTCCTCCGGTGAAGCTATAAGTAGCGTGACGGCACCAAGTCTGCCTCTGTTGTCTTTGGTCCCCATAACAGCAACCCTTGGTTCCAGGGAAGACCAAAGCATTTTAGGCAGGGCTGGTGCAAGGGCAAACGGCATGGGGGACGTGGAAAGGAGGATGATGCAGGAGATGCCGGGCGTGTTCACCAAGGGCCTGTCCAACGGCAGCAGGGTCGAAGGCTTCCTGTACAAATACAGCAAAGGAGAAGTGAGGATCGTATGCATCTGCCATGGAAGCTTCCTTACTCCTTCGGAGTTTGTGGAGCACGCCGGCGCCGGCAAGGTAGATAACCCGCTGCGACACATTGTCGTCAGCGCTACCCCGAACCTGTGA
- the LOC100192929 gene encoding Ninja-family protein 4 isoform 2 (isoform 2 is encoded by transcript variant 2), translated as MWSPIPGTLMRTSSLPAVIEASGNDDWKKRKEAQSLKRLEVKKKRIERRNSLACNTSKEAAGQSPKEMNANTDKLVSSDETIVSANESHSSGKHLVKGLPPKYQATITSEDSSSAMRKKPNSAFKGTAITEEQNSSSSVPSSGEAISSVTAPSLPLLSLVPITATLGSREDQSILGRAGARANGMGDVERRMMQEMPGVFTKGLSNGSRVEGFLYKYSKGEVRIVCICHGSFLTPSEFVEHAGAGKVDNPLRHIVVSATPNL; from the exons ATGTGGTCTCCGATACCTG GCACCCTCATGAGGACTAGTTCACTCCCTGCTGTCATTGAGGCTTCTGGCAATGATGACTGGAAGAAACGAAAGGAAGCACAGAGCCTGAAGAGGCTCGAGGTTAAGAAGAAGAGGATTGAGAGGAGGAACTCTCTCGCCTGCAACACTTCAAAAGAAGCTGCTGGGCAGAGTCCAAAAGAGATGAATGCAAACACTGACAAATTAGTAAGTTCTGATGAAACTATTGTCAGCGCTAACGAAAGTCATAGCAGTGGCAAGCATCTGGTGAAGGGGCTTCCACCAAAGTACCAGGCCACAATTACATCAGAAGACAGTTCGTCAGCAATGCGAAAGAAGCCAAACTCGGCCTTCAAAG GAACAGCCATCACTGAGGAGCAGAACTCATCATCGTCTGTTCCTTCCTCCGGTGAAGCTATAAGTAGCGTGACGGCACCAAGTCTGCCTCTGTTGTCTTTGGTCCCCATAACAGCAACCCTTGGTTCCAGGGAAGACCAAAGCATTTTAGGCAGGGCTGGTGCAAGGGCAAACGGCATGGGGGACGTGGAAAGGAGGATGATGCAGGAGATGCCGGGCGTGTTCACCAAGGGCCTGTCCAACGGCAGCAGGGTCGAAGGCTTCCTGTACAAATACAGCAAAGGAGAAGTGAGGATCGTATGCATCTGCCATGGAAGCTTCCTTACTCCTTCGGAGTTTGTGGAGCACGCCGGCGCCGGCAAGGTAGATAACCCGCTGCGACACATTGTCGTCAGCGCTACCCCGAACCTGTGA
- the LOC100192929 gene encoding Ninja-family protein 4 isoform 1 (isoform 1 is encoded by transcript variant 1), which translates to MEGFSRDLLCGIGKGDAPPPEKRPGQLREEMEEVELSLGLSLGGRFGLDRKGSKLPRSSSVAAMLTTPVEVPAPPSLSRASSLPVQAEASEVERKQGLDGWGSCREGGGLGVQHAARLPASGNPSSASSVGEGQILQGTLMRTSSLPAVIEASGNDDWKKRKEAQSLKRLEVKKKRIERRNSLACNTSKEAAGQSPKEMNANTDKLVSSDETIVSANESHSSGKHLVKGLPPKYQATITSEDSSSAMRKKPNSAFKGTAITEEQNSSSSVPSSGEAISSVTAPSLPLLSLVPITATLGSREDQSILGRAGARANGMGDVERRMMQEMPGVFTKGLSNGSRVEGFLYKYSKGEVRIVCICHGSFLTPSEFVEHAGAGKVDNPLRHIVVSATPNL; encoded by the exons ATGGAGGGTTTTTCGAGGGACTTGCTGTGCGGGATTGGCAAGGGGGACGCGCCGCCACCGGAGAAGAGGCCGGGGCAGCTGCGGGAGGAGATGGAGGAGGTGGAGCTTAGCCTCGGGCTGTCTCTTGGCGGCCGATTCGGGCTCGACAGGAAGGGGAGCAAGCTCccccggtcgtcgtccgtggcggccATGCTGACAACGCCGGTGGAGGTGCCGGCGCCGCCCTCCCTCTCGCGGGCGAGCTCGCTGCCGGTCCAGGCGGAGGCGTCGGAAGTTGAGAGGAAGCAGGGGCTGGATGGATGGGGTTCTTGCCGTGAGGGCGGCGGTCTCGGCGTGCAACACGCGGCGAGGCTGCCGGCGAGCGGGAACCCTTCCTCTGCCTCTTCGGTAGGTGAAGGACAGATTTTGCAAG GCACCCTCATGAGGACTAGTTCACTCCCTGCTGTCATTGAGGCTTCTGGCAATGATGACTGGAAGAAACGAAAGGAAGCACAGAGCCTGAAGAGGCTCGAGGTTAAGAAGAAGAGGATTGAGAGGAGGAACTCTCTCGCCTGCAACACTTCAAAAGAAGCTGCTGGGCAGAGTCCAAAAGAGATGAATGCAAACACTGACAAATTAGTAAGTTCTGATGAAACTATTGTCAGCGCTAACGAAAGTCATAGCAGTGGCAAGCATCTGGTGAAGGGGCTTCCACCAAAGTACCAGGCCACAATTACATCAGAAGACAGTTCGTCAGCAATGCGAAAGAAGCCAAACTCGGCCTTCAAAG GAACAGCCATCACTGAGGAGCAGAACTCATCATCGTCTGTTCCTTCCTCCGGTGAAGCTATAAGTAGCGTGACGGCACCAAGTCTGCCTCTGTTGTCTTTGGTCCCCATAACAGCAACCCTTGGTTCCAGGGAAGACCAAAGCATTTTAGGCAGGGCTGGTGCAAGGGCAAACGGCATGGGGGACGTGGAAAGGAGGATGATGCAGGAGATGCCGGGCGTGTTCACCAAGGGCCTGTCCAACGGCAGCAGGGTCGAAGGCTTCCTGTACAAATACAGCAAAGGAGAAGTGAGGATCGTATGCATCTGCCATGGAAGCTTCCTTACTCCTTCGGAGTTTGTGGAGCACGCCGGCGCCGGCAAGGTAGATAACCCGCTGCGACACATTGTCGTCAGCGCTACCCCGAACCTGTGA
- the LOC100192929 gene encoding ninja-family protein 4 isoform X1 has protein sequence MEGFSRDLLCGIGKGDAPPPEKRPGQLREEMEEVELSLGLSLGGRFGLDRKGSKLPRSSSVAAMLTTPVEVPAPPSLSRASSLPVQAEASEVERKQGLDGWGSCREGGGLGVQHAARLPASGNPSSASSVGEGQILQGTLMRTSSLPAVIEASGNDDWKKRKEAQSLKRLEVKKKRIERRNSLACNTSKEAAGQSPKEMNANTDKLVSSDETIVSANESHSSGKHLVKGLPPKYQATITSEDSSSAMRKKPNSAFKAITEEQNSSSSVPSSGEAISSVTAPSLPLLSLVPITATLGSREDQSILGRAGARANGMGDVERRMMQEMPGVFTKGLSNGSRVEGFLYKYSKGEVRIVCICHGSFLTPSEFVEHAGAGKVDNPLRHIVVSATPNL, from the exons ATGGAGGGTTTTTCGAGGGACTTGCTGTGCGGGATTGGCAAGGGGGACGCGCCGCCACCGGAGAAGAGGCCGGGGCAGCTGCGGGAGGAGATGGAGGAGGTGGAGCTTAGCCTCGGGCTGTCTCTTGGCGGCCGATTCGGGCTCGACAGGAAGGGGAGCAAGCTCccccggtcgtcgtccgtggcggccATGCTGACAACGCCGGTGGAGGTGCCGGCGCCGCCCTCCCTCTCGCGGGCGAGCTCGCTGCCGGTCCAGGCGGAGGCGTCGGAAGTTGAGAGGAAGCAGGGGCTGGATGGATGGGGTTCTTGCCGTGAGGGCGGCGGTCTCGGCGTGCAACACGCGGCGAGGCTGCCGGCGAGCGGGAACCCTTCCTCTGCCTCTTCGGTAGGTGAAGGACAGATTTTGCAAG GCACCCTCATGAGGACTAGTTCACTCCCTGCTGTCATTGAGGCTTCTGGCAATGATGACTGGAAGAAACGAAAGGAAGCACAGAGCCTGAAGAGGCTCGAGGTTAAGAAGAAGAGGATTGAGAGGAGGAACTCTCTCGCCTGCAACACTTCAAAAGAAGCTGCTGGGCAGAGTCCAAAAGAGATGAATGCAAACACTGACAAATTAGTAAGTTCTGATGAAACTATTGTCAGCGCTAACGAAAGTCATAGCAGTGGCAAGCATCTGGTGAAGGGGCTTCCACCAAAGTACCAGGCCACAATTACATCAGAAGACAGTTCGTCAGCAATGCGAAAGAAGCCAAACTCGGCCTTCAAAG CCATCACTGAGGAGCAGAACTCATCATCGTCTGTTCCTTCCTCCGGTGAAGCTATAAGTAGCGTGACGGCACCAAGTCTGCCTCTGTTGTCTTTGGTCCCCATAACAGCAACCCTTGGTTCCAGGGAAGACCAAAGCATTTTAGGCAGGGCTGGTGCAAGGGCAAACGGCATGGGGGACGTGGAAAGGAGGATGATGCAGGAGATGCCGGGCGTGTTCACCAAGGGCCTGTCCAACGGCAGCAGGGTCGAAGGCTTCCTGTACAAATACAGCAAAGGAGAAGTGAGGATCGTATGCATCTGCCATGGAAGCTTCCTTACTCCTTCGGAGTTTGTGGAGCACGCCGGCGCCGGCAAGGTAGATAACCCGCTGCGACACATTGTCGTCAGCGCTACCCCGAACCTGTGA